A window of the Paenibacillus woosongensis genome harbors these coding sequences:
- a CDS encoding carbohydrate ABC transporter permease has product MNIRSHRNFIVFALLPALLIYALFVFVPVIWSAYYGFFNWSGIGEAKFIGVKNYVEILQDPVFWRSLKNNFIFVLAAVFGQVPIALVLAVLLHKSNMIQRFLRSAIFLPMVLSTVVIGMIWQYIYHPQIGILNFLLESLGLESWKLQWLSDNKIAIYSLLPPLIWSFVGLYLIIFISALQNIPGEVHDAAKIDGASGLRKLVSISIPMIWGTIQVAIILCISGSLKSFDLVYIMTKGGPAHATELLATYMYNSTFTSYRYGFGSAISTTIVVISLLLIGTSQWLTSRRGKK; this is encoded by the coding sequence ATGAATATAAGAAGTCACCGGAATTTTATCGTTTTTGCGCTTCTGCCCGCATTACTGATCTATGCCCTGTTTGTGTTCGTGCCCGTGATCTGGTCGGCGTACTACGGTTTTTTCAACTGGTCGGGGATCGGAGAGGCGAAGTTCATCGGGGTTAAGAACTATGTCGAAATTTTGCAAGACCCCGTCTTCTGGCGGTCGCTCAAAAACAATTTCATTTTCGTGCTCGCCGCTGTATTCGGTCAGGTGCCGATCGCTCTCGTGCTTGCAGTTCTGCTGCATAAGAGCAATATGATTCAGCGATTTTTACGCTCCGCTATTTTCCTGCCTATGGTGTTATCCACCGTTGTTATCGGGATGATCTGGCAGTACATCTACCACCCGCAAATCGGCATTCTTAATTTTTTGCTGGAATCGTTAGGGCTGGAGAGCTGGAAGCTGCAGTGGCTGTCGGACAATAAAATCGCGATTTATTCGCTCCTTCCGCCGTTGATTTGGAGCTTCGTGGGGCTGTATCTTATCATCTTCATTTCCGCATTGCAAAATATTCCGGGGGAAGTGCATGATGCTGCCAAGATTGACGGAGCCTCTGGTCTCAGAAAACTCGTCAGTATTTCCATTCCCATGATTTGGGGAACGATTCAGGTGGCGATTATTCTGTGCATCTCCGGCAGCTTGAAGTCGTTCGACCTCGTATATATCATGACCAAAGGCGGCCCAGCCCACGCGACAGAGCTGCTGGCTACCTACATGTACAACTCTACCTTTACCTCCTATCGTTACGGATTCGGGAGTGCCATATCGACGACAATCGTCGTGATAAGTCTGCTGCTCATCGGCACGAGCCAGTGGCTGACCAGCAGAAGAGGCAAAAAATAA
- a CDS encoding carbohydrate ABC transporter permease — MSSTMLSIRKIRSSIFWAILIGYGIVTIYPFFWLIISAFKTNEDFYSRPFGLPMNWQWENFTRAWESAKLGTAFMNSLIVSLGSLAVTLFIAALASFVLARFQFRMKGMIMAFFVVGMLIPIHSTLVPLFILMKQIKLLNTYWALILPYTAFALPTAIFVLSAYLMSIPKDIEEASFIDGTGVWGLFLKVILPMSLPALSTVTILSFLHSWNDFSFALVFISKTSLKTLPLGIANFADGYQTDYGLTLAGMTISVIPTVIMYLIFQEQVMKGMTAGAVKG; from the coding sequence ATGAGCAGTACCATGCTTAGTATAAGAAAAATAAGATCGTCAATTTTTTGGGCAATTTTGATTGGTTATGGTATCGTTACGATATATCCTTTCTTTTGGCTGATTATTAGCGCATTCAAGACGAATGAAGACTTTTACAGCCGCCCGTTCGGCCTGCCGATGAATTGGCAGTGGGAGAACTTCACCCGGGCCTGGGAGAGCGCCAAATTAGGCACGGCATTCATGAACTCGCTAATCGTATCGCTGGGTTCGCTGGCCGTTACATTGTTCATTGCAGCGCTGGCCTCCTTCGTATTGGCCCGGTTCCAATTTCGCATGAAAGGCATGATTATGGCCTTCTTTGTGGTCGGCATGCTGATTCCGATTCACAGCACGCTGGTTCCGCTATTTATTCTAATGAAGCAAATCAAATTGCTGAATACGTATTGGGCGCTGATTTTGCCATACACGGCATTTGCGCTGCCGACGGCGATCTTTGTGCTGTCCGCTTACTTGATGTCGATACCGAAAGATATTGAGGAGGCTTCTTTCATAGACGGGACCGGGGTATGGGGCCTGTTCCTCAAAGTCATTCTGCCGATGTCATTGCCGGCTCTGTCTACGGTTACTATATTGAGCTTCCTGCATTCGTGGAATGATTTTTCTTTTGCTCTCGTGTTCATTAGCAAGACGAGTCTGAAAACTCTCCCGCTAGGCATCGCGAATTTTGCCGACGGCTATCAGACCGACTACGGGCTGACGCTGGCGGGAATGACCATATCGGTAATTCCAACGGTGATCATGTATTTGATTTTCCAGGAGCAAGTTATGAAAGGTATGACGGCGGGAGCTGTCAAAGGATAG
- a CDS encoding beta-mannosidase, protein MELTGLWKLQHYDVGQVKPMEIAAPGLDDRFWITAQVPGDVHSALIERNIIDHPYFGHNDAKSRWIEQKEWWYRTHFDYTWPEGEDDHQLELTFEGLDTFATVYVNGHEIGTTRNMLMAHSFDVTRILRRGWNCIAVKFDPLYLHHKDKEQFQWSSYTKERPWIRKAAMNYGWDWGPRMVTVGIWGKVTIARRVRAKIDSVYARTTAAAQDKATVRVEVDVKSYRKKQLSYDREREELQNGGMPRIECEVRLLSKDGQAVVSSRIPVEGKSASIDLLVPQPYYWWTHDLGEPYLYELEVRLFADSLQVDMYRQPFGIRTIELELHNEAGEPSFAFRLNGVKLFAKGANWIPVDHFIGSAPDLRYRHLIELAVECNMNMLRVWAGGIYEKDVFYDECDRLGVLVWQDFAFANALFPDFNRDFMDNVRAEVVYNVKRLRNRTSLALWCGNNEIDWLYDMKSSGGDITCPFYGESIYHELIPEVLEELDHNRAYWPSSPFGGNDANDPDIGDRHNWQVWHGSVYPRKYGEAPLLDYSVEGVTFKNYKKDFTLFSSEFGMHASANRYTLEKNIPEGEFYWGSVEMAYRNKDTNHQKGILLMEGFTGVPQTIEEYMKFSMLTQAEGLKYGIEHYRRNKHRTSGSLVWQLNDSWPGTSWSVIDYELLPKASYYYMKKFYHPLLLSIDHDAGQPLHVWAVNDTLQAYEGKIMLKVYDFAGTEVYAREFAVTIPANAAVQLGSLKESEVLGGKGAQEVVVQLSSEGFAAPSNLYYLRDQKDLDMPAAALEVQVDEQEQTASITAHNHLARMVVLDVPQGHVSFSDNFFDLLPGETRTVHIRHLDGDRVSLEKLQVSALNV, encoded by the coding sequence ATGGAGCTTACAGGATTATGGAAACTTCAGCATTATGACGTCGGCCAAGTGAAACCAATGGAGATCGCTGCGCCGGGCTTGGATGATCGCTTCTGGATCACGGCACAGGTACCGGGCGACGTTCATTCTGCGTTAATCGAACGGAACATCATTGACCATCCGTATTTCGGGCATAACGATGCCAAGAGCCGCTGGATCGAGCAGAAGGAATGGTGGTATCGTACCCATTTTGATTATACCTGGCCGGAAGGGGAGGACGATCATCAGCTGGAGCTGACGTTTGAAGGATTGGACACATTCGCGACGGTTTATGTCAATGGGCATGAAATCGGGACGACCCGCAATATGCTGATGGCGCATTCGTTTGATGTCACTCGCATCCTAAGGCGCGGCTGGAACTGTATTGCGGTGAAGTTCGATCCGCTCTATTTGCACCATAAGGACAAGGAGCAGTTTCAGTGGTCGTCCTATACGAAAGAGCGTCCGTGGATTCGAAAAGCAGCGATGAATTACGGCTGGGACTGGGGGCCGCGGATGGTTACGGTCGGTATCTGGGGCAAGGTGACGATCGCGCGGAGAGTGCGCGCCAAAATTGACAGTGTATATGCGAGAACGACTGCGGCTGCCCAGGATAAGGCGACTGTGCGGGTTGAAGTTGACGTGAAGTCGTACCGTAAAAAGCAGCTGTCCTACGACCGCGAACGGGAAGAGCTGCAAAATGGCGGCATGCCCCGGATCGAATGCGAAGTCCGGTTGCTTAGCAAGGATGGCCAGGCTGTTGTCAGTTCGCGTATTCCCGTGGAAGGCAAAAGTGCTTCGATAGATTTATTGGTGCCCCAGCCTTATTACTGGTGGACGCATGATTTGGGCGAGCCATATTTGTATGAGCTGGAAGTGCGGCTATTTGCAGATAGCCTGCAGGTGGATATGTACCGGCAGCCGTTTGGGATCCGCACGATTGAGCTGGAATTGCACAATGAGGCTGGGGAGCCGTCTTTCGCTTTCCGGCTGAATGGCGTAAAGCTGTTCGCCAAGGGAGCCAACTGGATTCCGGTCGATCATTTTATCGGATCGGCTCCTGATCTGAGGTACCGTCATCTGATCGAGCTGGCCGTGGAGTGCAATATGAATATGCTTCGCGTTTGGGCGGGCGGTATCTATGAGAAAGACGTATTTTATGACGAATGCGACCGGCTCGGTGTGCTGGTGTGGCAGGATTTTGCTTTCGCAAATGCGCTGTTCCCGGATTTTAACCGGGATTTCATGGACAATGTCCGGGCGGAGGTCGTCTATAACGTGAAGCGCCTGCGTAATCGGACCTCGCTCGCGTTATGGTGCGGCAATAATGAAATCGATTGGCTGTACGACATGAAGTCGTCTGGCGGAGACATTACTTGCCCTTTCTATGGAGAGAGTATCTACCACGAGCTGATTCCCGAAGTGCTGGAGGAGCTCGACCATAACCGGGCGTACTGGCCGTCTTCCCCGTTTGGCGGCAATGATGCGAATGATCCGGATATCGGGGACCGTCATAATTGGCAAGTCTGGCACGGCTCTGTGTACCCTCGCAAATACGGGGAGGCGCCGCTGCTGGATTACAGCGTGGAAGGCGTCACGTTTAAAAATTACAAGAAGGATTTCACTTTGTTCAGCAGCGAGTTCGGCATGCACGCTTCCGCCAACCGGTACACGCTGGAGAAAAATATCCCAGAAGGCGAGTTCTACTGGGGCAGCGTGGAAATGGCCTATCGAAACAAAGATACGAACCATCAGAAGGGCATTCTGCTGATGGAGGGATTTACCGGCGTTCCGCAGACGATCGAGGAGTACATGAAGTTCTCGATGCTGACGCAAGCCGAGGGTTTGAAATATGGCATCGAGCATTACCGCCGCAACAAGCACCGTACGAGCGGTTCCTTGGTCTGGCAGCTCAATGACAGCTGGCCGGGTACAAGCTGGTCTGTCATCGACTACGAGCTGCTGCCAAAGGCATCGTATTACTATATGAAGAAATTTTATCATCCGCTGCTGCTGTCAATCGATCATGATGCCGGGCAGCCGCTCCATGTGTGGGCGGTCAATGATACGCTGCAGGCTTATGAGGGCAAGATCATGTTGAAGGTGTATGATTTTGCAGGGACAGAGGTGTATGCCCGCGAATTCGCTGTAACGATTCCGGCCAACGCAGCTGTTCAGCTCGGCAGCTTGAAGGAGAGCGAGGTGCTCGGCGGCAAGGGAGCGCAGGAGGTTGTAGTGCAGCTGTCCTCCGAGGGTTTTGCTGCTCCAAGCAATCTGTATTACCTGCGAGATCAGAAGGATTTGGACATGCCGGCCGCAGCGCTAGAGGTTCAGGTTGACGAGCAGGAGCAGACGGCAAGCATCACAGCGCATAATCATTTGGCACGGATGGTCGTTCTTGATGTGCCGCAAGGTCATGTGTCGTTTAGCGACAATTTCTTCGATCTGCTGCCGGGTGAGACGAGGACGGTTCACATTCGGCATCTGGACGGTGACAGGGTAAGCTTGGAGAAGCTGCAGGTTAGCGCGCTGAATGTCTGA
- a CDS encoding diguanylate cyclase yields MFESLFNNFTTLTTFLFFGNMIRTKYLLNSSLEERSKRVVLGIALGLFGVVLMYFTFPITDNVFADFRQLPILISVYLGGMTSGGVATLIISVYRMFLLHGVDHVSIFGGGLNAIVTLLFALLLLRIPRLSLSRWLAALALCIIASDLVYYCTLEGSDRREAIVMFSIVFAFGGLFTFFLLRYMKKSGDSLRTMREAAYRDFLTGLYNARAFEVLLQQKIESFSRYSIPFTLLLVDIDHFKQVNDTYGHAAGDAVLSQFADLLRDTFRPDDKIARKGGEEFVVLVDHCDRDKIAKIAECLRSNVEEQPFLLPQGLIIHLTISAGSASYPDIGEEQLLDMADQALYKAKESGRNQVWRAER; encoded by the coding sequence ATGTTTGAGAGTTTGTTTAACAATTTTACGACTCTAACGACCTTTTTATTTTTTGGAAATATGATTCGAACCAAATATTTGCTGAACAGCAGCCTGGAAGAAAGAAGCAAACGCGTAGTGCTGGGAATTGCTTTAGGTTTGTTTGGCGTAGTGCTCATGTATTTTACCTTTCCGATCACGGATAATGTGTTCGCCGATTTCCGCCAGCTTCCGATACTGATCTCGGTTTATCTGGGCGGGATGACCTCGGGAGGGGTCGCGACGCTGATCATCTCGGTTTATCGGATGTTTTTGCTCCATGGGGTCGATCATGTATCGATTTTCGGGGGAGGGTTAAATGCAATTGTTACGCTGCTCTTCGCGCTCCTGCTGCTGCGCATCCCCAGACTTTCATTGAGCAGATGGCTTGCCGCGCTTGCTCTATGTATCATTGCTTCTGACCTCGTCTATTATTGTACGCTGGAAGGAAGTGACCGCAGGGAAGCGATAGTCATGTTCAGCATCGTATTTGCCTTTGGCGGGCTCTTCACTTTTTTCTTGCTGCGATATATGAAGAAATCAGGAGATTCCCTTCGCACCATGCGCGAGGCGGCTTACCGGGATTTTCTCACGGGATTGTATAATGCCCGGGCCTTCGAGGTATTGCTGCAGCAAAAAATAGAATCCTTCAGCCGGTATAGCATCCCCTTTACTCTGCTTTTGGTAGATATCGATCATTTCAAACAGGTGAATGATACATACGGGCATGCTGCTGGCGATGCGGTATTGTCCCAGTTTGCCGATCTGCTGCGCGATACGTTTCGTCCGGATGATAAGATTGCCCGCAAAGGCGGGGAGGAGTTCGTCGTTCTTGTCGATCACTGCGACAGGGACAAGATCGCAAAAATCGCCGAGTGTTTGCGGAGCAATGTGGAGGAACAGCCGTTCTTGCTGCCGCAGGGGTTAATTATTCATTTGACGATTTCCGCAGGCAGCGCGTCATATCCTGACATCGGGGAGGAGCAGCTGCTGGATATGGCTGATCAAGCATTATATAAAGCAAAGGAATCAGGAAGGAACCAGGTCTGGCGTGCGGAACGCTAG
- a CDS encoding cache domain-containing sensor histidine kinase encodes MMMLVSILIPLLFLGSFAFITSSRVTEEKTKLSGIETLRQMDGNLKFIIQDVENISLFLISQSDVQQYLSSASEDEKVRSRIVGMMMNLASSKKYITDISIVSRKFPTTMSTATLYDSNLPQQVDIQKVTDKMWTGVYQVKDYSGLKNVITFIRPLRSTHHYGDLGWLAISIDEKAISQYWSQPKLGEGRGQVALVNEEGLILSATEKDWLAKPLEELYPGLTREFSANLYGSMTYGEGANKQTMLHFREPSVGWMLIGMIPYDQYSAQNRYILLLTIAAVALAAMISVGLILFVAQRVTNPLRLLTRLLAKIDPDAPLPLFPTNSSDEIGKLGASYNMLGRHIEKLKAELIRNEARKKEADILALQAQINPHFLYNTLSSVHWIALMADEKRIADMVEALSDFLRISLNQGKEFYPVRQEIAHIQNYAQVQAIRFPDKFNIDFIIDDNLQDKYMLKLLLQPLVENALIHGIQKKEGAGTITVYLEQKGGMMCFLVLDDGIGMTEERLAAVRANLLPNANREQKELHGSTSVSYGLRNVNERLILHYGLDAGIEIESRLHAGTRVSFSIPILEERDENHDS; translated from the coding sequence ATGATGATGTTGGTTTCCATCCTGATCCCTTTGCTGTTTTTAGGTTCTTTTGCGTTTATTACCTCATCCCGTGTTACGGAGGAGAAGACGAAGCTGTCAGGCATCGAAACCTTAAGGCAGATGGACGGGAATCTCAAATTCATTATACAGGACGTGGAGAATATATCGCTGTTCCTGATCAGCCAAAGCGATGTGCAGCAATACTTGAGCTCGGCAAGCGAGGATGAGAAGGTGAGGTCGCGCATCGTGGGGATGATGATGAACCTGGCCAGCTCAAAAAAATATATCACCGATATTTCGATTGTATCGCGGAAATTTCCAACCACGATGTCGACGGCGACGTTATATGATTCCAACCTGCCGCAGCAGGTCGATATTCAGAAGGTAACGGATAAGATGTGGACGGGCGTGTACCAAGTCAAAGACTATTCGGGTCTCAAAAATGTCATCACGTTTATCCGTCCGCTGCGCAGCACCCATCACTATGGCGATCTCGGCTGGCTGGCGATCAGCATTGACGAGAAGGCGATATCCCAATATTGGTCGCAGCCCAAGCTGGGCGAAGGACGGGGGCAGGTCGCGCTCGTCAATGAAGAGGGGCTTATTTTGTCGGCGACCGAGAAGGATTGGCTGGCAAAGCCGCTTGAGGAGCTGTATCCTGGCTTGACTCGCGAATTCAGCGCGAACCTGTACGGGAGTATGACGTATGGCGAAGGGGCAAACAAGCAGACGATGCTGCATTTTCGCGAGCCCAGCGTCGGCTGGATGCTGATCGGTATGATTCCGTATGACCAGTACAGCGCACAGAACCGCTACATTTTGCTGCTGACGATTGCAGCTGTAGCACTTGCGGCCATGATCAGCGTCGGGCTAATCCTGTTTGTCGCGCAGCGCGTGACGAACCCGCTGCGGCTATTGACCCGTTTGCTGGCCAAGATCGATCCGGATGCCCCGCTTCCGCTGTTTCCGACGAATTCGAGCGACGAAATTGGCAAGCTCGGGGCGAGCTATAACATGCTCGGCAGGCATATCGAGAAGCTGAAGGCGGAGCTGATCCGCAACGAGGCAAGGAAGAAGGAAGCGGATATCCTGGCGCTGCAGGCCCAGATTAATCCGCATTTCCTCTACAATACCTTATCCTCCGTACACTGGATTGCACTCATGGCCGATGAGAAACGCATCGCGGATATGGTGGAGGCGCTAAGCGACTTTTTACGGATCAGTCTGAACCAAGGCAAGGAATTTTATCCCGTGCGGCAGGAAATTGCTCATATTCAGAACTACGCCCAGGTGCAGGCGATCCGCTTCCCTGACAAGTTCAATATCGATTTCATCATCGATGATAATTTACAGGATAAATATATGCTTAAACTGCTGCTGCAGCCTCTGGTGGAGAACGCATTGATACATGGCATCCAGAAAAAAGAGGGGGCCGGCACGATCACCGTTTATCTGGAGCAAAAGGGCGGAATGATGTGCTTCCTGGTGCTGGATGACGGCATCGGCATGACCGAAGAGCGACTTGCTGCCGTAAGGGCCAATCTGCTGCCGAATGCGAATCGAGAGCAGAAGGAGCTGCATGGTTCTACGTCTGTAAGCTACGGACTTCGCAACGTGAATGAACGGCTGATTCTGCATTACGGTCTGGATGCGGGGATTGAGATCGAGAGCAGGCTGCATGCCGGAACAAGGGTATCCTTTTCTATTCCGATTCTGGAGGAACGCGATGAGAATCATGATAGTTGA
- a CDS encoding response regulator transcription factor gives MRIMIVDDEVIIRTGLAKVIRWQEIGIELLPPAASAEEALERISQERPHILLTDIRMSGMTGLELAEEARRISPDIEVIILSGYDDFVYTQQAIRQDVCDYLLKTSRPEEIIKTVLKAKRRVQERWAAESQNYHYKKEEVSRSFGMWVVDGDTQESRGMPPVPLFLPALIDEQQIGDWKKQVLIIAADGWNDSRAESLLLFAVENMLCDLLTCTTIVQKNRIVAAIYLDPRHKDEEAQYRQVIRHIESMMKCTLFVAAGEQVYELEKLHESYLTADEAFGYQMIIDSKMCSYEEIKRRKGGKTVCTYEEEIELSAILLEGDPVALKSWVQRFIKEQRQDPQATLESLSACLHSVAIAAHRWLERVLTATGREKLLDGTPAPFQWRRGDVMIPQDALFQHLYTIMKIYHTQHAEGQTAHVHKAMAFIEEQLEHDVSLQQVAKHVHLHPNHLSEVFKKSTGMTFGDFVIRKKMSRAMEILAVSPAKVSEVASQVGYEDVKYFSKIFKKYTGKTPSEFRDEPTLELKPQ, from the coding sequence ATGAGAATCATGATAGTTGATGATGAAGTGATCATAAGAACCGGGCTTGCCAAGGTGATAAGATGGCAGGAGATCGGCATTGAATTGCTGCCGCCGGCAGCATCGGCGGAAGAGGCGCTGGAGCGCATATCGCAGGAACGGCCGCATATTCTGCTTACCGATATCCGCATGTCAGGCATGACCGGCCTCGAACTTGCGGAGGAGGCGAGAAGAATCAGCCCGGATATCGAAGTGATCATCCTGTCCGGGTATGATGATTTTGTTTATACCCAGCAGGCGATCCGTCAGGATGTTTGCGATTATTTATTAAAGACAAGCAGACCCGAGGAAATCATTAAGACGGTGCTGAAGGCGAAGCGGCGTGTACAGGAGCGCTGGGCAGCGGAAAGCCAAAATTATCATTACAAAAAGGAAGAGGTCAGCCGATCCTTCGGGATGTGGGTTGTTGACGGAGATACGCAGGAAAGCAGAGGCATGCCGCCTGTCCCGCTATTCCTGCCGGCTTTGATAGATGAACAGCAGATCGGCGACTGGAAGAAGCAGGTGCTGATCATTGCCGCCGACGGCTGGAACGATTCGCGTGCGGAAAGCCTGCTGCTGTTCGCTGTGGAGAATATGCTATGCGATCTGCTGACTTGCACGACGATAGTGCAGAAGAACAGAATCGTGGCCGCCATTTACCTCGATCCGCGCCATAAAGACGAGGAAGCTCAGTATCGTCAGGTCATTCGCCATATTGAATCGATGATGAAGTGTACGCTTTTCGTGGCTGCCGGCGAGCAGGTATACGAGCTGGAGAAGCTTCATGAGTCTTATTTGACTGCCGACGAGGCTTTCGGCTATCAGATGATCATCGATAGCAAAATGTGCAGCTACGAGGAGATCAAGCGGCGCAAGGGCGGCAAAACCGTGTGCACATACGAGGAAGAAATCGAGCTGTCGGCGATACTGCTTGAAGGCGATCCCGTAGCCTTGAAAAGCTGGGTGCAGAGGTTCATCAAGGAGCAGCGTCAGGATCCGCAGGCAACATTGGAATCACTGTCTGCATGCCTGCATTCGGTAGCGATCGCTGCACATCGCTGGCTTGAGCGGGTGCTTACGGCTACCGGGAGGGAGAAGCTGCTCGACGGGACCCCTGCACCATTCCAATGGAGGCGCGGCGATGTCATGATTCCTCAGGATGCGCTGTTCCAGCATTTGTATACGATTATGAAAATCTATCATACCCAGCATGCAGAAGGGCAGACAGCTCATGTCCATAAGGCGATGGCTTTTATCGAGGAGCAGCTTGAGCATGATGTCAGCCTGCAGCAGGTGGCAAAGCATGTCCATCTGCACCCGAATCATTTGAGCGAGGTGTTTAAAAAATCGACGGGGATGACCTTCGGCGATTTCGTCATCCGCAAGAAGATGAGCCGGGCGATGGAAATTTTAGCGGTATCCCCGGCCAAGGTAAGCGAAGTCGCCTCTCAGGTCGGGTATGAGGACGTGAAGTATTTCAGTAAAATTTTCAAAAAATATACGGGGAAAACCCCGAGCGAATTCCGCGATGAACCCACGCTGGAATTAAAGCCGCAGTGA
- a CDS encoding spore germination protein, translated as MEAWLAEQLTGLMDFEERSLGNSGDIKMIYLRSLTDSDTVKRFIVVPSYEMDVQEYENYIFSFPGCEKAKDKQQVIEFVMKGYIFIRIKDSSYLFDAMKIEFSGISSSITEAIVQGPNDALTENIEINVNLIRRRYQSKELRIEPLTIGDVSQTTVVVMYDDSRVDRDVLQEMKQRLSEISVDILQSAGELEKYISERRYQLFPTTIVTERPDRVVFNLSAGKVAVLMNTVGYAVIAPAMFNDFFTAMDDKIQLTLVGWFMKLIRYIGLFITVTLPAFYVAFTSYNPEILKIQITLLIAGSRAAVPYPSFVEVVLMLLMMEFLIEASLRLPKAIGPTATTVGGLILGQAATQAGLVSNIMIIIVSAVAISNFVIPLNMMAFTVRVLKYYLIFFAATFGLIGIVVSTVGIVMYLSGMRSFGKPYMEIFSAKRQSS; from the coding sequence ATGGAAGCATGGTTAGCCGAGCAATTGACCGGTCTGATGGATTTCGAGGAGAGGTCCCTGGGAAATTCCGGCGACATTAAAATGATCTACTTGAGAAGCCTGACCGATTCAGATACGGTTAAACGCTTCATTGTCGTACCCAGTTATGAGATGGACGTTCAGGAATATGAGAACTACATCTTTTCTTTTCCGGGGTGCGAGAAAGCCAAGGATAAGCAGCAGGTTATCGAGTTTGTGATGAAAGGCTATATTTTTATTCGGATCAAGGACAGCAGTTATTTGTTTGACGCGATGAAAATAGAGTTTAGCGGTATTTCCTCCAGCATAACGGAGGCAATCGTCCAAGGGCCGAATGATGCCCTGACCGAGAATATTGAAATCAACGTCAATTTGATTCGCCGCCGCTACCAGTCCAAAGAATTGAGGATCGAGCCGCTAACGATCGGCGATGTGTCCCAAACCACGGTTGTCGTGATGTATGACGATTCCCGGGTGGATAGGGATGTATTGCAAGAGATGAAGCAGCGGCTCTCTGAAATATCGGTTGATATTTTGCAATCGGCGGGCGAACTTGAAAAATATATCAGCGAGCGGAGGTATCAACTTTTTCCAACAACGATCGTAACGGAAAGGCCTGACCGGGTCGTATTCAACTTATCGGCAGGCAAAGTTGCCGTACTTATGAACACGGTAGGTTATGCAGTAATAGCCCCAGCCATGTTCAACGACTTCTTCACGGCAATGGATGACAAAATCCAGCTTACGTTAGTCGGCTGGTTTATGAAGCTGATCCGTTACATCGGCCTCTTTATCACGGTTACGCTCCCAGCCTTCTATGTTGCTTTTACATCCTATAATCCGGAAATATTAAAAATTCAAATCACGCTTCTGATCGCGGGAAGCCGCGCTGCCGTGCCTTATCCGTCTTTCGTCGAGGTTGTCTTGATGCTGCTCATGATGGAATTTCTCATAGAGGCGAGCTTGAGGCTTCCAAAGGCGATCGGGCCGACGGCGACGACGGTAGGAGGTCTTATTTTGGGGCAAGCGGCAACGCAGGCCGGTTTGGTCAGTAATATCATGATCATTATCGTATCGGCAGTCGCGATCTCCAATTTTGTCATCCCCTTGAATATGATGGCTTTTACTGTGCGTGTACTTAAATATTACCTCATATTCTTTGCGGCAACGTTCGGACTAATCGGCATCGTGGTGAGTACGGTGGGAATTGTGATGTATCTGTCGGGCATGCGCAGCTTTGGAAAGCCTTATATGGAAATATTTTCAGCGAAACGCCAATCAAGCTAA